One genomic segment of Nonomuraea coxensis DSM 45129 includes these proteins:
- a CDS encoding alpha/beta fold hydrolase: MTTEKNVVHVNGVDLAYVDEGEGDPVILLHGFPDSSYLWRHQIPALVEGGFRVIAPDLRGFGDSGKPQEAEAYGMQTIVNDVVGLTMKLGIRRPHLVGHDWGAAIAWMYAFLMPRRIDHLAVLSVGHPGVFATPSIEQRAASWYMLFYQFPGVSEELLRRNGWRLFKEIMGRDGDHDRYLRDLARPGALTAGLNWYRANRSPAAELRPARPFPPVLAPTLGIWGDGDKALLEEGMTGSGKFVKGPWRYERVEGAGHWLPLDAPDQVNKLLLGFLGTERPAHEERRPRRRL; encoded by the coding sequence ATGACCACCGAGAAGAACGTCGTCCACGTCAACGGCGTGGACCTGGCCTACGTGGACGAGGGCGAGGGCGACCCCGTCATCCTCCTCCACGGCTTCCCCGACTCCTCCTACCTGTGGCGGCACCAGATCCCGGCCCTCGTCGAGGGCGGCTTCCGGGTGATCGCGCCCGACCTGCGCGGCTTCGGCGACTCCGGCAAGCCGCAGGAGGCCGAGGCGTACGGCATGCAGACCATCGTCAACGACGTCGTGGGCCTCACCATGAAGCTCGGCATCCGCCGCCCGCACCTCGTCGGCCACGACTGGGGCGCCGCCATCGCCTGGATGTACGCCTTCCTCATGCCCCGCAGGATCGACCACCTGGCCGTGCTGTCGGTCGGCCACCCCGGCGTCTTCGCCACCCCCTCCATCGAGCAGCGGGCGGCCTCCTGGTACATGCTCTTCTACCAGTTCCCGGGCGTGAGCGAGGAACTGCTGCGCCGCAACGGCTGGCGGCTGTTCAAGGAGATCATGGGCCGCGACGGCGACCACGACCGCTACCTGCGCGACCTGGCCCGGCCGGGCGCGCTCACCGCCGGGCTCAACTGGTACCGCGCCAACCGCTCGCCGGCCGCCGAGCTGCGCCCCGCGCGGCCCTTCCCGCCCGTGCTCGCCCCCACGCTCGGCATCTGGGGGGACGGCGACAAGGCGCTGCTGGAGGAGGGCATGACCGGCTCCGGCAAGTTCGTCAAGGGCCCCTGGCGCTACGAGCGCGTCGAGGGCGCGGGGCACTGGCTGCCGCTCGACGCCCCCGACCAGGTCAACAAGCTGCTGCTCGGCTTCCTCGGCACGGAGCGGCCCGCCCACGAGGAACGCCGGCCGCGCCGCCGGCTCTAG
- a CDS encoding beta-ketoacyl-[acyl-carrier-protein] synthase family protein codes for MALRPVVVTGLGIICAAGRDPAEFWSRLVKGEGGLTPIEDEAFAVFAARHAGQVPDAWIDDQLPQEDAGRDRTARLALVAARQAIEQAGLTDRRAGGPAPGRFGIILGKCQATPDAAGRYQPMHRTADVVAARLGLGGPRVLVSTACAAGGNAVGLAKDKILTGEADAVLAGGVDPLLFGTYAGFAGLQALSTGPCRPYSHSDGLNLGEGAAFLLLEPLDLALARGATPLAEVAGYGLSADAYHATAPDPTGRGGASAVRRALADAGLAAADVDYVSGHGTGTPANDAMEAKVMRLVFGERAGQVPTSSIKSFVGHTLGAAGAVEAVASVLALRHATAPPTLGFGGATGAASDLDFVPDQARPMPIGTVVSNNYAFGGNNVSLVLTAPRGPRPYEELPERAAVITGLGPVTGVGAGIAEVARAVAAGHRAPGRPPSLDGRTYAPRSLWRHMNQLSRMAIAASRLAWEDAGLKLPRKALDDVALVFATGAGSAESTGGFDESIAVNPSKPAVLSFSNVVLNATGGAVCQTLGLRGPTTTICNGGASASIALDCALELIRAGKAEVVLVVAADETTGGGEADPGPVPYDSGAAGPVKGSAAVAFVVESAEHCAGRGAVPYAKVAATRHAGEPEQHTPDPPGGPLGGLLDALLGGLLGGQAPELVIGAATGGPEDGAEAAAVRAAAPGAPLTGTAALTGDCQAATGALNVALAALAVRDGIAPALTGLTAPLAGDLTAYLTEPDLPAPARRVLALTAAPGSVRGAVLLEAV; via the coding sequence ATGGCGCTGCGGCCCGTCGTGGTCACCGGCCTGGGCATCATCTGCGCCGCCGGACGCGACCCCGCCGAGTTCTGGAGCCGGCTCGTGAAAGGCGAGGGCGGACTCACCCCCATCGAGGACGAGGCGTTCGCCGTGTTCGCGGCCAGGCACGCCGGCCAGGTGCCGGACGCGTGGATCGACGACCAGCTCCCCCAGGAGGACGCCGGCCGCGACCGCACGGCGAGGCTCGCCCTCGTCGCCGCCCGCCAGGCGATCGAGCAGGCGGGTCTGACGGATCGCCGGGCGGGCGGCCCGGCCCCGGGACGGTTCGGCATCATCCTCGGCAAGTGCCAGGCCACCCCCGACGCGGCGGGCCGCTACCAGCCGATGCACCGCACGGCCGACGTGGTGGCCGCCCGCCTCGGCCTCGGCGGCCCGCGCGTCCTCGTCTCCACCGCCTGCGCGGCCGGGGGCAACGCCGTCGGACTGGCCAAGGACAAGATCCTCACCGGCGAGGCGGACGCCGTGCTCGCGGGCGGCGTGGACCCGCTGCTGTTCGGCACGTACGCGGGCTTCGCCGGCCTCCAGGCGCTGAGCACCGGCCCGTGCCGCCCCTACAGCCACTCCGACGGGCTCAACCTGGGCGAGGGCGCCGCCTTCCTCCTGCTGGAGCCGCTGGACCTGGCCCTCGCCCGCGGCGCCACGCCGCTCGCCGAGGTCGCGGGCTACGGCCTGTCCGCCGACGCCTACCACGCCACCGCCCCCGACCCCACCGGCCGCGGCGGGGCGAGCGCCGTCCGCAGGGCACTCGCCGACGCCGGGCTCGCCGCCGCCGACGTCGACTACGTGAGCGGCCACGGCACCGGCACCCCCGCCAACGACGCCATGGAGGCCAAGGTCATGCGCCTGGTCTTCGGCGAGCGGGCCGGGCAGGTGCCGACCAGCAGCATCAAGTCGTTCGTCGGCCACACGCTGGGCGCGGCCGGCGCGGTGGAGGCCGTCGCGAGCGTGCTCGCGCTGCGCCACGCCACCGCCCCGCCGACCCTCGGCTTCGGCGGCGCGACCGGGGCGGCGAGCGACCTCGACTTCGTGCCCGACCAGGCCAGGCCGATGCCCATCGGCACCGTCGTCTCCAACAACTACGCCTTCGGCGGCAACAACGTCTCGCTCGTGCTGACCGCCCCGCGCGGCCCCCGCCCGTACGAGGAGCTGCCCGAGCGCGCCGCCGTGATCACCGGGCTCGGGCCGGTGACCGGCGTCGGCGCGGGGATCGCCGAGGTGGCCCGGGCCGTCGCCGCCGGGCACCGGGCCCCCGGACGGCCGCCGTCGCTGGACGGCCGGACGTACGCGCCGCGCTCCCTGTGGCGGCACATGAACCAGCTGTCCCGCATGGCCATCGCCGCCTCCCGCCTGGCCTGGGAGGACGCCGGGCTCAAACTGCCCAGGAAGGCGCTGGACGACGTGGCGCTCGTCTTCGCCACCGGGGCGGGCTCGGCCGAGAGCACCGGCGGCTTCGACGAGAGCATCGCGGTCAACCCCAGCAAGCCGGCCGTGCTCAGCTTCTCCAACGTCGTGCTCAACGCCACCGGCGGCGCGGTCTGCCAGACCCTGGGCCTGCGCGGGCCCACCACCACGATCTGCAACGGCGGGGCCTCCGCCTCGATCGCCCTGGACTGCGCGCTGGAGCTGATCCGGGCGGGCAAGGCCGAGGTGGTCCTGGTCGTCGCCGCCGACGAGACGACCGGGGGAGGGGAGGCCGATCCGGGGCCGGTGCCGTACGACTCCGGCGCGGCCGGGCCGGTCAAGGGGTCGGCGGCCGTCGCGTTCGTGGTCGAGTCGGCCGAGCACTGCGCCGGGCGCGGCGCGGTCCCGTACGCGAAGGTGGCCGCCACCCGCCACGCCGGCGAGCCGGAGCAGCACACCCCGGACCCACCCGGCGGGCCCCTCGGCGGGCTGCTCGACGCGCTGCTCGGCGGGCTGCTCGGCGGGCAGGCGCCCGAGCTGGTCATCGGCGCGGCCACCGGCGGGCCGGAGGACGGCGCGGAGGCCGCCGCCGTGCGCGCCGCCGCCCCCGGCGCCCCGCTCACCGGCACCGCCGCCCTCACCGGCGACTGCCAGGCGGCCACCGGCGCGCTCAACGTGGCCCTCGCCGCGCTCGCCGTCCGCGACGGCATCGCGCCCGCCCTGACCGGGCTCACCGCCCCCCTCGCCGGCGACCTCACCGCTTACCTGACCGAGCCGGACCTGCCGGCGCCCGCCAGGCGCGTGCTCGCGCTGACCGCCGCGCCGGGATCGGTCCGCGGCGCCGTCCTGCTGGAGGCGGTATGA
- a CDS encoding FAD-dependent oxidoreductase: MTRRTEQPDVVIVGGGISGASAACRLVAGGLSVTLLEKQDAYRDLVRGEWLAPWGIREAQRLGVYDCFSAGGAWEIREWMTWDEAVTEDEVEAVDMTRFIPGIGGPMSFPHHQVCELMAEQAAAGGARLVMDAAKIGVRPGPEPVVTYRTPEGEHELRPRIVLGATGRGNTVGRQIGVTMRNSMHHWGGGMMVEGLDDWPQDVQAMGTEGDVMFMVFPQGYGRARLYLNFPTANKHRYRGPGGVERFLAAFELDCLPDRGKAVTAAIPAGPLSVWPSVSSVPEGPPLTEGVVLIGDEAGNADTVLGTGLSCAMRDARTVCDILLTSGDWSPAAFAPYVAERDFRLERLDFGASIVSRLHVEFGPAALERRRRVRRLMARNFAAQVTGLLNMVAPEDVPEFGFSEFFAERLFRETA; the protein is encoded by the coding sequence GTGACCCGACGAACCGAACAGCCCGACGTCGTCATCGTGGGCGGCGGCATCTCGGGCGCGTCGGCCGCCTGCCGGCTCGTCGCGGGCGGGCTCTCGGTGACGCTGCTGGAGAAGCAGGACGCCTACCGCGACCTGGTGCGCGGCGAGTGGCTGGCCCCGTGGGGCATCAGGGAGGCGCAGCGGCTCGGCGTCTACGACTGCTTCTCCGCAGGCGGCGCCTGGGAGATCCGCGAGTGGATGACCTGGGACGAGGCCGTCACCGAGGACGAGGTCGAGGCGGTGGACATGACCCGCTTCATCCCCGGCATCGGCGGCCCCATGTCGTTCCCGCACCACCAGGTCTGCGAGCTGATGGCCGAGCAGGCCGCCGCCGGCGGCGCCCGCCTCGTCATGGACGCCGCCAAGATCGGCGTCAGGCCCGGCCCCGAACCGGTCGTCACCTACCGCACGCCGGAGGGCGAGCACGAGCTGCGCCCCCGCATCGTGCTCGGCGCGACCGGCCGCGGCAACACGGTCGGCCGCCAGATCGGCGTCACCATGCGCAACTCCATGCACCACTGGGGCGGCGGCATGATGGTCGAGGGCCTCGACGACTGGCCGCAGGACGTCCAGGCCATGGGCACCGAGGGCGACGTCATGTTCATGGTTTTCCCCCAGGGCTACGGCCGGGCCCGCCTCTACCTCAACTTCCCGACCGCCAACAAGCACCGCTACCGCGGGCCGGGCGGCGTCGAGCGCTTCCTCGCCGCGTTCGAGCTGGACTGCCTGCCCGACCGGGGCAAGGCGGTCACCGCGGCGATCCCGGCCGGGCCGCTGTCGGTGTGGCCGTCGGTCTCCAGCGTCCCCGAAGGGCCGCCGCTGACCGAGGGCGTGGTGCTGATCGGCGACGAGGCGGGCAACGCCGACACCGTGCTCGGCACCGGCCTGTCCTGCGCGATGCGCGACGCCAGGACCGTCTGCGACATCCTGCTCACCTCCGGCGACTGGTCGCCGGCGGCGTTCGCCCCGTACGTGGCGGAGCGCGACTTCCGGCTGGAGCGGCTGGACTTCGGCGCCTCCATCGTCAGCAGGCTGCACGTCGAGTTCGGGCCGGCCGCGCTGGAGCGCCGCCGCCGGGTGCGCCGGCTGATGGCGAGGAACTTCGCCGCGCAGGTGACCGGGCTGCTCAACATGGTCGCCCCCGAGGACGTACCGGAGTTCGGCTTCAGCGAGTTCTTCGCTGAGCGGCTGTTCAGGGAGACAGCATGA
- a CDS encoding aminomethyltransferase family protein, whose amino-acid sequence MPSVLAATHPTDTVYGEVGDATVPLRFSASSASSAAEYGVLRERAAVLDLGGHGLVEITGPSAVDFAQRLLARDVEYLTSDRCMMSLVLDEDGQVVDQVVAFGREDGLLLESSCGAGGRLLEHLRAHQEDGVEITDRSGELTVIGLEGPYAWGVVGRLIDAELASLPFESVADATWDDTEIVFARTGLTGEYGYQMIVPAEAAAALWTSALEHARPAGLEALELAMLEVRQPIPRHEATPGATVIEIGANWLVDITKDDFVGKDAVTEAFESGGGRRTVGFTGCAGVPAPGTRVLAGGQDVGEIVHAVHSAGLDATLGLARVDADLAAAGLELTVGGLTVTTLTSPYIVPKSWSIPII is encoded by the coding sequence ATGCCAAGCGTCCTCGCGGCCACGCATCCGACGGACACCGTCTACGGCGAGGTGGGCGACGCCACCGTGCCCCTGCGCTTCTCCGCCTCCTCCGCCTCCTCCGCCGCCGAGTACGGCGTGCTGCGGGAGCGCGCCGCCGTCCTCGACCTCGGCGGGCACGGCCTCGTCGAGATCACCGGCCCCTCCGCCGTCGACTTCGCCCAGCGCCTGCTGGCCCGCGACGTCGAGTACCTCACCTCCGACCGCTGCATGATGAGCCTCGTCCTGGACGAGGACGGGCAGGTCGTCGACCAGGTGGTCGCCTTCGGCCGGGAGGACGGGCTGCTGCTGGAGAGCTCCTGCGGCGCCGGCGGCCGGCTCCTGGAGCACCTGCGGGCCCACCAGGAGGACGGCGTCGAGATCACCGACCGTTCGGGCGAGCTCACCGTCATCGGACTGGAGGGCCCCTACGCCTGGGGCGTCGTGGGCCGCCTCATCGACGCCGAGCTGGCCTCGCTGCCGTTCGAGTCGGTCGCGGACGCCACCTGGGACGACACGGAGATCGTCTTCGCCCGTACCGGCCTGACCGGCGAGTACGGCTACCAGATGATCGTCCCCGCCGAGGCCGCCGCCGCCCTGTGGACCAGCGCGCTGGAGCACGCGAGACCCGCCGGGCTGGAGGCGCTGGAGCTGGCCATGCTGGAGGTCCGCCAGCCGATCCCGCGCCACGAGGCCACCCCCGGCGCCACGGTCATCGAGATCGGCGCCAACTGGCTCGTGGACATCACCAAGGACGACTTCGTCGGCAAGGACGCCGTGACCGAGGCGTTCGAGAGCGGCGGCGGCCGGCGCACGGTCGGCTTCACCGGCTGCGCCGGCGTCCCCGCGCCCGGCACCCGCGTGCTCGCGGGCGGCCAGGACGTCGGCGAGATCGTCCACGCCGTGCACAGCGCCGGACTCGACGCCACCCTCGGCCTGGCCAGGGTGGACGCCGACCTCGCGGCGGCCGGGCTGGAGCTCACCGTGGGCGGCCTCACCGTGACCACCCTGACCAGCCCCTACATCGTGCCCAAGAGCTGGAGCATCCCGATCATCTGA
- a CDS encoding 3-oxoacyl-ACP reductase family protein, translated as MLFAQGTVALVTGGSRGIGRAVALDLAREGAHVLVNYARSERAAKEVVALVEEDGGSAAAVQADVTDEEAVRAMFRAVRAEHGRLDVLVTSAGITADRYLIAMGLEQFRAPVETNLVGTFLACREGLKLMQHQRSGAIVTLSSSSGLDGGFPGQTNYVASKGAIIAFTSALSNEAAPHGVRANVVCPGFVATDMTRKVPANLKKQYESRIRLGRMGRPEEIASIVSFLASDKASYMSGSVVVAHGGGLG; from the coding sequence ATGCTGTTTGCGCAGGGCACCGTGGCGCTGGTGACCGGCGGATCGCGCGGGATCGGCAGAGCCGTCGCGCTCGACCTGGCCAGGGAGGGCGCCCACGTCCTGGTGAACTACGCGCGTTCCGAGCGCGCGGCCAAGGAGGTCGTGGCCCTCGTCGAGGAGGACGGCGGCAGCGCGGCGGCGGTCCAGGCGGACGTCACGGACGAGGAGGCCGTACGCGCCATGTTCCGCGCCGTGCGCGCCGAGCACGGACGCCTCGACGTGCTGGTGACCAGCGCCGGCATCACGGCCGACCGCTATCTCATCGCCATGGGCCTGGAGCAGTTCCGCGCGCCCGTCGAGACCAACCTCGTCGGCACCTTCCTGGCCTGCAGGGAAGGGCTCAAGCTCATGCAGCACCAGCGCAGCGGCGCGATCGTCACGCTGTCCTCCTCCAGCGGCCTCGACGGCGGCTTCCCCGGCCAGACCAACTACGTGGCCTCCAAGGGCGCGATCATCGCCTTCACCTCCGCGCTGTCCAACGAGGCGGCCCCGCACGGCGTGCGGGCCAACGTGGTGTGCCCCGGCTTCGTGGCCACCGACATGACCCGCAAGGTGCCCGCGAACCTCAAGAAGCAGTACGAGTCCCGCATCCGGCTGGGCCGCATGGGCCGGCCCGAGGAGATCGCCTCCATCGTCAGCTTCCTGGCCTCGGACAAGGCCTCGTACATGTCCGGCTCGGTGGTCGTCGCCCACGGCGGCGGCCTCGGCTGA
- a CDS encoding acyl carrier protein has translation MTIDELRAKAAERQQTCSQIKKMIVSRLDLEIEPGWITDDQPLFGRGLELDSLDVLELYVAIEAEFGVALYDSEMAVFGSVSRLADEVNPALRATA, from the coding sequence ATGACCATCGACGAGCTGCGCGCCAAGGCCGCCGAGCGGCAGCAGACCTGCAGCCAGATCAAGAAGATGATCGTCTCCCGGCTGGACCTCGAGATCGAGCCCGGCTGGATCACCGACGACCAGCCGCTGTTCGGCCGCGGCCTGGAGCTGGACAGCCTCGACGTCCTGGAGCTCTACGTGGCCATCGAGGCCGAGTTCGGCGTGGCGCTCTACGACAGCGAGATGGCGGTCTTCGGCTCGGTCTCGCGCCTGGCCGACGAGGTCAACCCGGCGTTGCGGGCCACGGCATGA
- a CDS encoding FAD-dependent oxidoreductase encodes MNERAVDVLVVGGGPVGLCAAIELSRHGISVLLVERHQGTSIFPKARLITTRTMELFRAWGVEGEVEAAGMPREEYLAVGVGSSLSAPDFVRSAAELDRDAPQSPTYTFLCAQDALEVILRRLASELADVRFGTEMTGLRAGGGGRPGQGVEAVVSGPDGESLVRCRYLVAADGSRSGVRDSLGIAWEGPPPLGHMISIMFEADLGFLPADRRAALSFLTDPPCAVEAVDHRERWMVQTGYEPEHGGSPEDFTEEVCLRAVRDAVGVPGLPVRLVGVLPWLQQAMLAAAFRAGPVFLAGDAAHVATPQGGFGMNCGIQDAHNLAWKLAAVLRWGAGEALLETYGEERRPVAARTVDESLANALITWRMMEGRLPMAEAIRQQADRRSSEGLVLGFHYESAAVVPDGSAPPAVADPYRTYVPVARPGHRAPHVWLSGDGGQVSTLDLLGPRFTLLTPAGSGWAAQASAVTGVPLTAVEIGGDGPLSSPTWAKEYGLGPRGAVLVRPDGHVAWRAHDAAPSADALVTALDTVLCRP; translated from the coding sequence ATGAATGAGCGCGCGGTGGACGTTCTGGTGGTCGGCGGCGGACCGGTGGGGCTCTGCGCCGCCATCGAGCTCTCCCGCCACGGAATATCCGTCCTGCTGGTCGAACGGCACCAGGGAACGTCGATTTTCCCGAAGGCCCGGCTCATCACCACCAGGACGATGGAGCTGTTCCGCGCCTGGGGCGTCGAGGGGGAGGTGGAGGCCGCCGGCATGCCGCGCGAGGAGTACCTCGCGGTGGGCGTGGGCAGCTCGCTGAGCGCCCCCGACTTCGTCCGGTCGGCCGCCGAGCTGGACCGGGACGCCCCGCAGAGCCCCACCTACACCTTCCTGTGCGCGCAGGACGCGCTGGAGGTGATCCTGCGCCGGCTCGCGTCGGAGCTGGCCGACGTGCGGTTCGGCACCGAGATGACCGGCCTGCGGGCGGGCGGCGGCGGCCGGCCGGGGCAGGGCGTCGAGGCCGTCGTGTCGGGCCCGGACGGCGAGAGCCTGGTCCGCTGCCGCTATCTCGTGGCCGCCGACGGCAGCCGCAGCGGCGTGCGCGACTCCCTCGGCATCGCCTGGGAGGGCCCGCCGCCGCTCGGGCACATGATCAGCATCATGTTCGAGGCCGACCTGGGCTTCCTGCCCGCCGACCGGCGCGCCGCCCTGTCCTTCCTCACCGACCCGCCGTGCGCGGTCGAGGCCGTCGACCACCGCGAACGCTGGATGGTGCAGACGGGCTACGAGCCCGAGCATGGCGGCAGCCCCGAGGACTTCACCGAGGAGGTGTGCCTGCGGGCGGTGCGGGACGCCGTCGGCGTGCCCGGCCTGCCGGTCCGGCTCGTCGGCGTGCTGCCGTGGCTGCAGCAGGCGATGCTCGCCGCCGCCTTCCGCGCCGGGCCCGTCTTCCTGGCGGGCGACGCGGCGCACGTGGCGACGCCGCAGGGCGGGTTCGGGATGAACTGCGGCATCCAGGACGCGCACAACCTGGCCTGGAAGCTGGCCGCCGTGCTGCGGTGGGGGGCCGGGGAGGCGCTGCTGGAGACGTACGGGGAGGAGCGGCGGCCGGTCGCCGCCCGCACCGTGGACGAGAGCCTGGCCAACGCGCTGATCACCTGGCGGATGATGGAGGGCCGGCTGCCCATGGCGGAGGCCATCAGGCAGCAGGCCGACCGGCGCAGCTCGGAGGGGCTGGTGCTGGGCTTCCACTACGAGTCGGCGGCCGTCGTCCCGGACGGCAGCGCGCCGCCCGCGGTCGCGGATCCGTACCGGACGTACGTGCCGGTGGCCCGCCCCGGTCACCGCGCCCCGCACGTGTGGCTGTCCGGCGACGGGGGCCAGGTGTCCACGCTCGACCTGCTCGGGCCCCGTTTCACGCTGCTCACCCCGGCGGGCTCCGGCTGGGCCGCCCAGGCGTCCGCCGTCACGGGCGTGCCGCTCACGGCGGTGGAGATCGGCGGCGACGGCCCGCTGTCCTCGCCCACCTGGGCCAAGGAGTACGGTCTCGGTCCCCGGGGCGCCGTCCTCGTCCGCCCGGACGGCCACGTCGCCTGGCGCGCCCACGACGCCGCGCCCTCCGCGGACGCCCTGGTCACGGCGCTCGACACGGTGCTGTGCCGCCCCTGA
- the fabZ gene encoding 3-hydroxyacyl-ACP dehydratase FabZ codes for MTVTERAPARGEAITGLTHDQVRQVLPHRWPMLLLDRVGAVVPGVKGTATKNVAGTELWFQGHFPGEAVLPGVVIVEAMAQLAGVVFALAGASEISYLAGVRSMRFRRPIVPGDQVTLTAERTAGGGGFAEFRVAARVDGQVAAEGNLTIADPASQRTSRKV; via the coding sequence ATGACGGTCACGGAACGGGCGCCGGCCCGGGGGGAGGCGATCACCGGCCTCACCCACGACCAGGTCCGCCAGGTGCTGCCGCACCGCTGGCCCATGCTGCTGCTCGACCGGGTCGGCGCGGTGGTCCCCGGCGTCAAGGGCACGGCCACCAAGAACGTCGCCGGCACCGAGCTGTGGTTCCAGGGCCACTTCCCCGGCGAGGCCGTGCTGCCCGGCGTCGTGATCGTCGAGGCCATGGCGCAGCTCGCCGGGGTCGTCTTCGCCCTGGCCGGAGCCAGTGAGATCAGCTACCTGGCGGGGGTGCGCTCCATGCGGTTCCGCCGCCCGATCGTCCCGGGCGACCAGGTCACCCTGACGGCCGAGCGGACCGCCGGCGGCGGCGGCTTCGCCGAGTTCCGGGTCGCGGCCCGGGTGGACGGCCAGGTCGCCGCAGAAGGAAACCTCACGATCGCCGACCCGGCGTCGCAACGCACATCGCGAAAGGTGTGA
- a CDS encoding nitroreductase family protein, with amino-acid sequence MTAAGANGTGTPFDVAETDRLLTTTRSVRRRLDLDRPVPREVIQEALEVAVQAPTANNHQNWRWLVLTEPATKARLAELIRSSWQFHLNDIWTRAGRRRHDAQARRNHASAQALTETIAAVPALVIPCVLGRPPDVAAINDAWRRRMADKVAEDPGHLVQHGETRASIFYGSIFPAVWSFQLALRSRGLGSTITCLHVPHEREVGRLLGIPSGVTQVCMIPVAYTVGTDFRPADRYSAKERTYWERWGT; translated from the coding sequence ATGACCGCCGCCGGCGCGAACGGGACCGGCACGCCGTTCGACGTCGCCGAGACCGACCGGCTGCTGACCACCACCCGGTCCGTACGCCGCCGCCTCGACCTGGACCGCCCCGTCCCCCGCGAGGTCATCCAGGAGGCCCTGGAGGTCGCCGTCCAGGCGCCCACCGCCAACAACCACCAGAACTGGCGCTGGCTCGTGCTCACCGAGCCCGCCACCAAGGCCAGGCTCGCCGAGCTGATCCGCTCCTCCTGGCAGTTCCACCTCAACGACATCTGGACCAGGGCGGGCCGGCGCCGGCACGACGCGCAGGCCCGCCGCAACCACGCCTCCGCCCAGGCGCTCACCGAGACCATCGCGGCGGTGCCCGCGCTGGTGATCCCGTGCGTGCTCGGCCGCCCGCCGGACGTCGCCGCGATCAACGACGCCTGGCGGCGGCGCATGGCCGACAAGGTCGCCGAGGACCCCGGCCACCTCGTGCAGCACGGCGAGACCCGGGCCAGCATCTTCTACGGCTCGATCTTCCCCGCCGTCTGGTCCTTCCAGCTCGCGCTGCGCAGCCGGGGACTCGGCAGCACCATCACCTGCCTGCACGTGCCCCACGAACGAGAGGTGGGGCGGTTGCTCGGCATCCCCTCCGGGGTCACGCAGGTGTGCATGATCCCGGTCGCCTACACGGTGGGCACCGACTTCCGCCCCGCCGACCGCTACAGCGCCAAGGAGCGCACCTACTGGGAGAGGTGGGGCACGTGA